TTCCCGTTGCCATCTGGACATGGCATTGTAATGAGTATTCTAAATACCTATTTTTTTCAGTGCTATGTAAACTTTGCTCCCCATTTATTCTGTCAGTAAAAACTGAGCATTTGGTGAAAATAGGGCTAGATTTCTGATTCCAGCAAGGGAGGggtagtggggggtgggggaggattcGGCAATGAGATGAGGGACCCAGAACTACTTTGAAAAGACACATGGAGCAGAGAGTGCCAGATCAATCTGAGAATACAGGCATTTCAGAATGTTGGCTGGGAAGTAGCTAAATTAGAAGATTAGACTGGATTATTACTTGCTCAGTAATCGTGCTATAAAACTTGTTTAATAAAAATACAGTCTCTGTCTTGATTATTTGGGAGCTGGTCAGAATAGAGAAAAGGCTAGCACTTTTAAATTTCTTACAGTACCCAACcatactattattattgttgctacttcataattgtaactTTGCTACTATAAAGCACTGAGAATGTCAGTGGACTTTATGCTTTGAATACAGTATTAAATTAAGTCATTTGCAGGTACAAGTCCATGGTGAACCAGAGAACACTTAGAGAATCTACATGTAACTCATGGCAAAGTTTACTTTTAATTCAAAGTCAGTATTGTGTGGACTTTTAAATATGCTTTTATGTTTTTAGGTATATGAAAATTATCCTGCGTATGATTTAACTGAGAGGAAAGATTTCATTAAAACGACTGTAAAAGAGGTAAataatttcttttcctatttgatCATTGGCATAGAAACTAAAAATTTATCAAATACTGCATTTTCTTGAGTGTTCATGTTAGTGAAGAATCACATTTGACATCCCAGGGTTGTTAATAAACATGGATGAGTTAAGTTTGGGCCTAGATTAAGATAGTTCCTATTACACAGGGTAGCTTTGTCTCTTTGAAGTACTCACTAGCTTCAAGCCGTCACTCCAAGGCACAACAAGGTCGACAGTGACTACTGCTTCATATCGATACCACCTGATTTCTCATGATCACTTTAATATGGCGCAAATAAGATTTTATGATGTATGCAGATTTGGTGTTGTATGTTGCGTGTGGTAAAGccgttttctttttcattgcagCTAATCTCTTGAGATAGAGGACAGATGGCTTGTTCTCAGATTAGAAGATCTGATTTATACCAGCAAAGAGAATGTATTCTTTTTTAAGTCTATTGTTGGTAGAACTTGCTGCTGACTCTTTTGCGTGTTACATATATTTGAGCttgttttaaattgcattttctcGCAGTTTTCAGTTTAAATCTTGCATGGCCGAAATTGTTCCTTGCTTTTTATAGTTGTACATTTTGGGTTTCTTTATTGTAAGGTCATAGATTCCTGAACTATTGTGAATTTTAGTGAACTTAATGTTAGCTTGCTTAAGACATACTTTTAATCAAAGCAAAAACTATTATAACCAGCATTTATATGTGCAAAGACGACTGCAGTATTTAGCATATGGATATTTTGAACACATCTTCTGTCAGTGTGGGACACGGCGGCAGTCTGTTCATCAGGGTGGAGCACAGCTGTGCAGACGACCGAGCTGGAACTTtctctgcatgtgtatatatctCAAGTTGTTGGCATGACAGAAGTGACAgatgttatttttgtattttttaaaaccaatttgttgtatataattttttttatttcttttgtgcaaatcaattttttaaatcttgtgtCTTTAAACTTGTAACTAAACGTCAGTGTTCATCCAGGCAGCAATGACAGAACAGTTCAGTGATGATGACACTGAAAGGACTGTTGAGTTCTGCTTTGCCCTGAAAGTGTCATCAGTGTGGTTGTGTTAAAACTTTAAGTGTCATAGAAATTTTATGAGGATAAACACATCACAGCTTCAAACTGGGAAAGAGTAAGCACACATAGCTTATGTATCAGTGAACTGACAGTAGCAAACCTCTGACCATATAAAAGATACAGGAAACCTGGCTACCTTCATAATTATGATAAAAGTATCTGGGTAAGGCCAGAGTTGGTGTGGACAACATAGGTCTCTAAAGTATATCAAAAACCATACATTTAATATTAAAGTATTATAGAATCAAGGctatttgattttaaattttggTCAATCAAGATTTTAAGGTGATGAAACATGGAGTGCCCCTGAATTTAAATTTTGACTGTCCTAATAACCTATTTCTGAATTATAACATGCTGCTTGACAGAGTGACATTTGATGTACCGACTGAGTGTTTAATCTTCCACATCAGAGATCAGATTTGAGCATTAACAGGTATATTTTCACATACTTGACTTCAACATGCTTAGAGTGATATGGAACAGGCAACTAAGGGGGGACTAAAAAGTTGACCTTTGTCATAAATCTTCGCAATAAAGAATAAAtcaatgttttaagtttcttgtaTTTAATCTTTGGTTTGTCTGCTTCAGTGTTATTTCTCCCCTAATCTATCTAGCCCACGACAATAACCATTTTTGACACAATTAGTTTATAGTATGTTGGCCACTTAAATGCTTATGACAAACGGTTAAAGGACTGGAAACGAGGTTGACATATTGATGCTATGACCATTTATTAAGGGTATTTGCAAGAGTCTACTTATTTAGCAGTTTGGCATAACCAATTCTTCATGATATGTAGTTAAAGTATACTTCTGCTCATTAACAAAAATCTTAGAGATTGGAAAACAACTCAAAGTACCATAGTTCCTCTAGAACAAAACACGAAACTAAGAATGTCACTCAATTggagaaaattaaatatttatacttGAAAGGAGCATGGAACAAAGCACAAGTGCCTAGAAACTAAATAACTTAGACTGAGCCGTTCATCACCTCACACATGCTTAAACATTTACTTACACTGAAAGCAGAATTCTTCCCTTATCAGTACCAATGAGTCTCAACAGAACCCTAAGTACAGTGAATAATGACCTTACCTATGCAGTCGCTGCCTTTGTATTACTGTGACAGGAGAGTGTCGTGACTGTCTAAAGCACACTGCACTGTACATTCTTTGCATAAGATCTTTTGTTAAGCTAATTTTCAATGTCAGAAATACCTAATATTTCAAAAGGTGGCTGTAAAGTCCTTTGTAGCTCCCTTTTAAAAGCAGACCAATATAATTCAAAGAAGAATTGTTCaaagactttttaaaacaaaagtatatttcTAGTCTATCAACTGAAGTTTCTTGGCAGAATAGGCATCCTAAAGACCCTGACACCATGTTTATGAAAGTCTTTAGTGAAAGAATCACTTTTGCCGTGTTCAGACTTTATCATATGGTTTATAAAGTAACGTGCTTTGTACCAAAATGATCGAGATTCTGTGCAGTTTTCCAGTGGACCTGCCTATGGGAAACTTACAACTATGTAAAATATTAGACGCTGTAAaagtcactttaaaaataaagaagggtTTTCAATTCTGACAAGATTTTTGCTAAATTTCAAGTGTGCTACCCACTCAGAAATGGTTTTGTAGTGTGAAAGCATCCActgagcatgtgtgcacacgtgtattCACTATTAAGGGATTGAGTCTTGGGTTGCTGACGAGTGTGCACAGGtctaaatatcaaaatatatctgAATCTGAGTTTCGAATACCCAATGAAAAAAAAGCTATGTAGTATAAAATAGCCTAGAAGCATCATGCCAAAATTCAAATCGCTGTATCACAAAAGAATTGTAAATTTTAAGGACAGCCCCAGATTGGAACTGTAAAAATATTAAGGCTCATTGGTAAAGGTACTGATAAACTGTCACAGAAGAGCACATGGCTTTCTAAGTTTGCTAGTGACTCCTGCTGGGTTATTTGCTTTCACGTTCTATGAAAAGTAATCTGCCAACCAGAATGTCCAGTCTGAGGGAAACCCCAACCAGAGCCAAGGTCTTAATCATATACTGTGCCTCCTTCTGAAACCCACAGGACTTAGCACTATTTGGACATATGGAAAATACAACATAAGTGCCTAGAAGGGTTTTGAGGGTCAATGATTGCAGAAGAGTGCAATGGGTTTACATTTTCCTATCACCACAGAAACATTTCAGTTTTACTATACAGAGTCCCTCTCTTGCAAAAGTTACGTTTAACTTATGTTTCAAACTTCCATTTGGGATACAGAACATTAGGTCTGTACAAGTTCTTTTTAAAAGGCTGCGATCTTGCTCGCTTCTCGAACACCACTCAAATATGCTCCAGTAACAGTTTGTGGGAAATGCCTGTTTGttgcctgtgggaaggaaaaagaaTCTATCAGATTGTGTATAAAGCATTTAGATGACATGAAAAGGTTATGTAAAGGACTTTTTTTCTAGTCCACCTGAAAAAAAGACTTATGTGTAGCCTTTGAGTCTCTGCTTTTTGCTGTGCTTACCAAAGTTCCTTCTACAACATGCCAAGAACTGTAGTATTCACGAATACGGTCTAGAACCGGTGGGGAGGAAGTGTACCACATAAGCCTCAGAAGGGTATAGAAGAGCGACAGAATCACTACCCAAGTCTGCCATTTCTAAAAGCAAGCAGACGGTAAATACACGACCACTACACCCCACTCGCACAGCTGGTTCTTTAAGATGTACTTTTGTAAAAAGTCACAGACGACACAACCGAACTTTCTGGTAAACAACTTGTAGTCCCAAATTCTAATGTATGTAATATGACTGCGGGTATAGACGTGAAACAGCTTCGGTGATGTTGGAATAGAGGATGGAAGCTAATGGCAGACCAGTGCTGCCATTCCTTGGGGAATCCCCAAGGCTTGAGTAGGGGAAGCAGCCACAGAAAAGAGCTTGGGTCCAGGTAACAAATGCTGCTCCCCCCCTCTCATTGATAAAGTAATTCATAAGCATGAAGAACTGTACTtgattctcaggactcaatgcAGCTTGGTATAGTGGCACCCACATGTACCTAATTCTAGGAAGATGGGTCCCCAGAATGTTTTCTGCCCAGCTAGCCTAGTCTACTTTGTAAACTCCAGGcatatgaaaccctgtctcaaaaacaaggtgggCAAACTCCAAGGGACTGGCACTTGAAGTTGAGCTCTGGCACACACCCCTCAAATATGCCTATATCCCCAACAAAAATATTAGGTGTCATGTTAAATAAAAAGTATTCATAATTATCAATGAGCTTTCTCCCATCTAGAATGCTTCAGAAGCCCTACTACAACAGCAAAGGTTCCCATGCAGTGCTGTCCTGCTAGAGCTGTCAAAAGACTTCAACACTGCTTCAACcagcaaggaaaacaaaacttTTCAAAGGTCTAAGTAACCAATCAGACAAGGGCGAAGTCAGAATGGGATggcaaaaacaaaccaagaaaacgCTCATTTCAGAATGGGAAGGTTACCAAACATCTCTCAGGCagaatagaaacaagaaaaacagcTAAAGGAGgactaaaaagaataaaatgtgggAGAGAGTGATGAGAAGTAAATTCTGGGACTGAAAGGCTATTAAGTCAGCATTAGATTCTACTGTAATCTCATGTCAGTGAGCAGCAGTGCAAAGACTCCAGGGTTTCAGATTAATAGGCCAGCTAAGAAGGGGAGATCTGAACTATGAACTGAAGATGACTGAAGGGTAAGGGAGACAGACACCAGCTACGGATAAACATTACATTGTACAGTATAGTCCAAAACATAACAAAGTATTGATTCATACTTGTGATCTCTTTCCAGAGTCAGGCAGGATTGTTAaaatccagcctggactacagagcggGAGGGAACTGGTCTTTTAAGAGCACGGATACCAACTAGTATAATAGTTGCATTAAAAGAATGgtgcagaggggctggggagatggctcaggttaagagcactgctcttccggagatcctgagttcagttctcagcaatcacatggtggctcacaaccgtctacaGTGGTGCCCCTCTTCTAGTGAAGGTGTACACGCAAGCAGAAAGCTGTTTACAGAATAAATCAAAAATGGTGAAGAGAGATTAAACGGGCTATACTTTTACAATAAAGCAAGCTGAATCTAATATTAAATCATACAATGTCAATATAAATATAGTACAGGAAGAGAAGTCTACAAGAAAGATCTGTGCACAGGAAGCCAGTCACTTAAAAGTTGTTGCTATTAAGAGTATAAAGCAGGCTCACAAATGGAGAGGGCTCTGCCATTTACTGTCACAATGCCTTTCAGCAAACCTGATTTGGGTTTTAAGACAGCTGATACCATTTTAACTATAAATAAACGTGGAATTGGACTTTGTGCCAAGATACGTACCTCACCAGCAAAGTAAACAGTTCCTTGTATTTCTTCAGCAATAATGTCATAGGCCTCGCCACTTCCGAAGGTCTTCACAAAGCTATAGGCCATCTGGATCCATGGCTCTGTGTTCCACCGTGTGACAAAATACTTTGTGGGATCTGGGATCTCCTTTATGTGCAAACAAACAAATTGTTAAAGAGGAATTTGGATAACCCACAACCCAATTAGAAACAAACATCTTGCCCTTGTAGGCCTGTGCTCACTGTGGTAGCTTCCTGAGCAGAAAGTACATTcgtcccttccccctcttcacATTCTGTACAGTAACTCACTACCAATGGCTGCTGGTCCCCATGACCTGGCTCATGTGAAAAGGTAGAGCGGAATCTGGCCCGGAGCAGACAGGAAGAGTGGTCTATCACAATGTTGTAGTTTGGAATTTTCAGAAGTTTTCCACAAGACCACAATAAAAGGATATATTTTAGTCATTAAACTTCATTTTGTCTGTAGGCCTCTGGCAAGTTTTAACATGAGAAATACTTCCCTATAAACAATAGTTccaaacaactaaaaaaaaaaatcagtccggGTAAAAACCCAAGTTGATGAAACTGCCTAGTTAGATCCTCTTTACAGAGAGCTGGCCGACAGCTGAATCAGCCTTGAAATAGGTTTAGCTTTCAAATTactttgcttctatttctactcTTAAAAGACAGGGCAAGGCTACTTCCACATCTCTAAAGAACAGAAAATCAGGTACTTGTTTGAGCCCCTTGTAGGAGAGACTTGTGTATGTGGTGCACTAGAAATTTTTAGAAAGCGGCCCTCTTTAAAAGGAGTGTTGACTGCCGGGTGAGAAAGCTCAGCGCGGACGGGCACTTCTGccaaagcctgatgacctaagtgaTCTCTAGAACTGAGTAGaaggaagttgtcctctggtgtGCACAGCACAAGCTCATTTATATACATAGATGCTTCTTAAAAGGCTGTTGTAGTCAAAGCTGTTAAAATGGCTTGGAAAAGCACAGGAGTGATTAAAAACATGGCCTTTTAGTCTTAGGGAAGGAGAATAAGTGTAAATGATccgaggagggaagagggggaagagaggaggagacaaagcCGTCCAAAGACTGACATTCAAGTCCTAAGCCATCAGAATGGGACTGGAGACTTGAGTCTTTAGTGGGACCTGCATCTGTCTTAGAAAACAGAAGGGGAAGGCGTCTGAGGCTCCCAAGAGCGGCTACAACaggagcccacagaggccaaCTGCTGGGCCCCTTGGGTTGGCAGAACTAAGTCTCAGCACGCACTCTTGCTGGGGCAGCCCTGATACAAAATCGGGCAGTCGTGGGGAGAAAGGGAAACTTCCAGGAAAAGCGGTGTGGCTTCCTGCCTTGATCCCTCTGTGTTCCCTTAGCGCTGATGGCTTCCAGCCCCACCTGCTCAGATCACATCCACACTACGCACTTCCTGGCTTTCAGGAGGGCTCTCCTCACCTGCTCCTTGAACAGCTCCCGAAGGACGCCCAGGCACTGCTGCAGCACCTGCTTGTCATCCATGGTCCTGAGGGATGCCACTGCCTCCCCTGTGATCACCGACATCAGTACACTCTGCTGCTTTGGCCAGCGCACAGGGGGAAAAGCACAGGACACCTGCTGTAAACACTCAGCTCCCTAGACCGGCCGCATTCTCCTACGCTAACTCCACGACATTCCATTGTCCCTTTGTCTTCACTTGCCCCCATCAAGTCTCCTCACGCACACTGCTCACCCCCAACACACTCTCCCACCCCCTTCTGGAAAGGAGGAAACACTCACGAAGTAGCATGACAAATCCAAGGTTCCCTTGGCTAATGATGAAGTTTTGAGAAGCAACAGAAAGGTTGAGAAAGTCTGCAGGAATAATTAAACCTTCCCATAGCTTCCACACGAAACCCCCTTAAGACGTGTCCccagagtgaggaggaggaggaagcggcGGCCATGTTCTTGTGTTGGCAGCACAGTTGCAGGGCATTCACACAGCTTTCTACTCCCAGGGCTGTCCTCAACCTCTCTCACACAGCTCCCCGCAACCAGTCCTCACCGGGACCTACTGTATCCAGCCTTCTAGCTCAGGAGAGACAACAGTTAACAAGTCTGGTCCACTCCTGCTGAGCTTACCTGAGTAGTTCACTTTCAACCTGAAATAAGCTCTCACAAGCACCGAGTCGTACCCCAGGACAGAACTGGTACCTCTGAGAAAGCTGGACAAGGACTGGGGCTCCTCCACGGGAAATGTCCCTGTCAGGGCACCTTCCCTACACTCCAGGGATCTCTACAACTTCCAATCTCCTGAGCATGACACATAACGGCAGCCCTAACCTCCAAGCAGGGGATCCAAACCATACCACAGGTTACCTGGGGGCCCATGTCATAGAACACAGCGAAGAGCCCTCGTTGGCTGGCACTGGGAGGAACGTGGCCAAAAAAGTCAGCACCTTGAACTTTACTGTCCCAAAATCTATATGGAAACTGCAAGGCGATCTGGAAAGCAAGCAGAGAAATGGCTGAGTACACTCATCAGTCACGGCCATCTAAGTGCAACCTAGTGTGTCCACTCAGAAACAATTCCACTAGGTTCAAAACCGTCCGTTCTCCCCACCTAGTCCTCCGAGCTGCTTGCTTACCCATACGCTACATGCCACTCAAGAGGCTGTTCAGTATCTGTGGCATTGCTAAAGGAGACCAAAGaggatgggggaaaaaaaaaattaaaaccaaaaatcCAAACACTGGACTCCCTGGGATGGAGGGAGTCAGGACAGGCATAGAAGCAGAACCAACTGAGAACCACTTTAGTAAAGCCAAACTCAGATAAGCAGGTTCATTCCCCTGCTGGGCATGGTAGGCAGACTGAGAATCTCAGCACTGGACACGTAGAGGCAGGAAAATGGGGGCTTCAAATCTACCCCGAGGCTTTATAGTCTGAAAGCAGTCTAGAGTACAGGAGATCCTATGTGAGGGTTAGAGAGAACTGATAGGAGCTCCTAAAGTCAAAGTGGAATTTAGCTGGCCTTTTTTATCCAAATTACATCAGAAAGTTTTTAAAATAGGGCCGAACTCTTTCTTAATGTCGTTTTCCCCCTCTATAAGGGGCTGAACTGGGTATTTGACAACTCATACACATACAGTTCACCCTTCTGGCTCCCCTATTAGCCTAGTTGCACAACAGGTTATTATCCAAACAAAACTATCAGCCAGCACTGGTCTCGGGATTCTGAGGCTAAGGGGAAACTGGGTCACCTTTTCAATGATGCCTGCCCCCAAGCTGTTGATGGCCTTCATCTTTTTCTCTGACAACGGTGGGTTAAACTGGATGGCACCTCTCTGTAGCATGGCCAATGGCACGGTGACTAATACCTGTGGGAAACAATGAACAAGTAACAAATAGCAGATGTGGAAACTACCCACACTCGTCACACCCCACTCTGTGGCCTGTGATCTGTGTGGGACCACACAGGCTGTTCCTACACACGTGGACGTAGAGTCTACACGGGAATGCACATTCAGACCCCCTGGTGGCGGGTGAGAACTGGGTCAGGAGGGCAGCAGACTCCCTGAAAAGCAGGGCTACATATGGAAATGCCCGGCCACGTGGCAGAGACACTTGTGTTGCCAGCACTCCAGAGATGGAGACACGATGATcatgccagcctggactacataacaagttctaggTCAATCAGATATATGGTGAGATCCTGTCCACCAAAAATGAAcacagacagggagggagggagggagggagggccatTGTCACCAGAGCTTATTCTGACATTCTCAACACCATCCCTGTCACCAGGGATGTAAAGGAAATCTCAGATTCAGAGAAGTACTTAGAACTAGGAGGCCATGCTATGCTCTACAACTGACAAAACACATCACAAGGTATTAGGGTTGTAACTGCAAATCCACACTTTGCCTCAAGGGGTTCCAAGTGGTTCAAAGGGTCAAACTGAACTCTTTAAGACTGGGTGTagcggggttggagatttagctcagtggcagagtgcttgcctaggaagcgcaaggccctgggttcggtccccagctccgaaaaaaaagaaccggaaaaaaaaaaaaaaaaaaaaaaaagactgggtgTAGCAGCACAGGCCCATAATACTAGCACTTAGATGGTTAAGGCCAGCCAACCCTACAAAACAAGGACCTATGGGTACAGCGGGGAGGGCGGAGGAGGGATCCACGAGGCCACATCATAACCAAGCCGTCAAGGGTAAGTGCTGTGTCTCATCTTACTGTTCAGCAGCAGTGAGGCAAAGCCAGGCGGGCCACACTTCCCAGGCGTGTGTACAACTAGTTGGGAAAACCTTAGTGGCAGACGTGCtctgtggggagagggaaggaggggaatctacctgcctttcaggatctcaggatcagAAGGTGGGATTCAGCTCAACTCTAAACTGTCCTGTCTACTCATCTTCAAGTACTTCGTATGCTTAGACGGTGCTTGACTGGTTCAGCTTTACGAGCAACACTCGACTGCTGAGCGGACCTGCTTCACCGGAAACCAGCAAGTCTCTCAGCAAACGCCAAGGGTGAAGCTTGCCCACAGGCCCTCGGCAGCACAGGGCTCCACCACAGCAGGGGCCTAGCACCTACCTTTTGTGCGGAATGCACCACGCCATCTGTCGTGGTCACCTGCACTTCATCTCCAGTGTAATCTATGCTCTGCACCTGTTCAAGAAAAACATTTTGAAACAGCGTGAGGGCctgaaccttttctttttttctttttttaagatttattcatttattttaagtacactgtagctgtcttcagacacaccagaagaggggatcagatctctttacagatggttgtgagccaccatgtggttgctgaaaattgaactcaggacctctggaagcgcagtcagtgctcttaaccgctgagccatctctccagcccccggcctGAACCTTTTCTACGCCCATGGTCCGCATGTGCACCTCTGAGGCTATGAGGACCAGAGTGCTGGGCATGTACCACTGTCGTGTGGTGACAGCTGGACACAAAGCTTATCAACCTGTCAGGATAACGGAGTATCCTTTATTACAGCACAAAGACAGACGAGTCCTCTGTATGGCCGTAAGATGCCACCGTAAGCCCACTGGGATGAAGGACAGAAGTATCAGATTAGGACCTCAGAGGTTGTGAGCTCCTTGAACAGTGTATTAGCCAACTGTCCCCAGGCTGCTCGGGGCATCCAGACCTCAGGCGCTAATTAACCGGGTGGATGCTGTGCTTCTAAGACTGCAGCTGTACCCTCAAAGTGTTGGGAGATACTGGCCGACTGTCCAAACAAACACCTATGT
This genomic interval from Rattus norvegicus strain BN/NHsdMcwi chromosome 17, GRCr8, whole genome shotgun sequence contains the following:
- the Kdm1b gene encoding lysine-specific histone demethylase 2 isoform X1; protein product: MPDSQLAKVTVLEAKDRIGGRVWDDKSFKGVVVGRGPQIVNGCINNPVALMCEQLGIRMHKLGERCDLIQEGGRITDPTIDKRMDFHFNALLDVVSEWRKDKTLLQDVPLGEKIEEIYRAFVKESGIQFSELEGQVLQFHLSNLEYACGSSLHQVSARSWDHNEFFAQFAGDHTLLTPGYSTIVEKLAEGLDIRLKSPVQSIDYTGDEVQVTTTDGVVHSAQKVLVTVPLAMLQRGAIQFNPPLSEKKMKAINSLGAGIIEKIALQFPYRFWDSKVQGADFFGHVPPSASQRGLFAVFYDMGPQQSVLMSVITGEAVASLRTMDDKQVLQQCLGVLRELFKEQEIPDPTKYFVTRWNTEPWIQMAYSFVKTFGSGEAYDIIAEEIQGTVYFAGEATNRHFPQTVTGAYLSGVREASKIAAF